A window from Streptomyces sp. NBC_00299 encodes these proteins:
- a CDS encoding SMI1/KNR4 family protein, translating to MNVELPPFLQETAAQFGAGAPYALKVLAGRLADDPDMGTPSNQPGILTVIVEGDLYEDCPDLAVGYIREPDWIQIRYVNLAPSAEPVVAVQEEDPDQEQVQPVDPTVEAVTVRQIADAWLRILRRLRLTAPDSYAALRSGAELSAIAALENDLGVRIPTELRTLWLLSAGDEGAAGWGAGCLPGNEALMTLDAVADVYRRRSDHQADHDTRNAGRPEEEQITVWRATWIPVVSRGPADSTSGLYLDTATGYLGRWSRYNDAPGEELDTLVTYLEEAADMLEAPALATRDKPGLIGGALVWRSAFGHATEDRWRRLTG from the coding sequence TTGAACGTCGAGCTCCCCCCGTTCTTGCAGGAGACCGCTGCCCAGTTCGGGGCGGGAGCCCCGTACGCCCTGAAGGTCCTGGCCGGCCGGCTGGCCGACGACCCGGACATGGGCACGCCGTCCAATCAGCCCGGCATCCTCACCGTCATCGTCGAGGGCGACTTGTACGAGGACTGCCCCGACCTGGCCGTCGGCTACATCCGCGAGCCGGACTGGATCCAGATCCGGTACGTGAACCTCGCCCCCTCCGCCGAGCCCGTAGTGGCCGTCCAGGAGGAGGACCCAGATCAGGAGCAGGTCCAGCCCGTCGACCCGACTGTCGAGGCCGTCACCGTACGGCAGATCGCCGACGCCTGGCTGCGTATCCTCCGCCGTCTCCGGCTCACCGCCCCCGACTCCTATGCCGCCCTCCGCTCAGGCGCTGAGCTCTCCGCGATCGCCGCCTTGGAGAACGATCTCGGCGTCCGCATACCCACCGAGCTGCGCACCCTGTGGCTTCTGAGCGCAGGCGACGAAGGGGCCGCTGGCTGGGGCGCGGGATGCCTTCCGGGCAACGAGGCGCTGATGACCCTGGACGCCGTCGCCGACGTCTACCGGCGGAGGTCGGACCACCAGGCCGACCACGACACCCGCAACGCCGGCCGGCCCGAGGAGGAGCAGATCACCGTGTGGAGAGCGACCTGGATTCCTGTCGTCTCACGCGGTCCCGCTGACAGCACCTCCGGCCTGTACCTGGACACCGCGACCGGCTACCTGGGCCGTTGGTCCCGCTACAACGACGCCCCGGGCGAAGAACTCGACACGCTGGTCACCTACTTGGAAGAGGCCGCCGACATGCTCGAAGCCCCGGCGCTGGCCACGCGGGACAAGCCCGGCCTGATCGGTGGGGCGCTCGTGTGGCGCAGCGCGTTCGGCCACGCGACGGAGGACCGGTGGCGGCGCCTGACCGGCTGA
- a CDS encoding methyltransferase, which translates to MTNLDTRAAHSADRDLIGRLTFGSMAAQTLRAAVQLQVAELVGDTPRRASDVAADAGAQPQHMTRLLRALAALGLLRERAPDSFSLTGAGALLGAEHPDSLASFVRAFTDPTVVRAWEHLDHSVRTGEIAFDTVFGTDFFTHFAQHTELSSQFNAAMSQAVSETTAALPLAYDFGRFTAVTDVGGGDGTLLAGVLDAHPHLTGVVFDTTHGLDEAPKTLERHGLNDRCSLVAGDFFSSVPAGSDLYVMKSILHDWTDDQAVTILSHCREVLPPGGAVLIVEPVLPEAVAGHPEANALDSAITYLSDLNMLVNLGGKERTRNDFQDLCRRAGLTLTTITPLADAEPYSILEATAQ; encoded by the coding sequence GTGACGAACCTCGATACCCGAGCAGCGCACTCAGCCGACCGCGACCTGATCGGCCGCCTCACCTTCGGATCCATGGCCGCGCAAACCCTCCGTGCAGCAGTCCAGTTGCAGGTGGCGGAGCTGGTCGGGGACACCCCACGCCGGGCCTCCGACGTGGCCGCCGATGCCGGAGCCCAGCCCCAGCACATGACTCGGCTGCTACGCGCCCTTGCCGCCCTCGGCCTGCTGAGGGAACGTGCCCCCGACAGCTTCTCGCTGACCGGAGCCGGCGCGCTGCTCGGCGCCGAACACCCCGATTCGCTCGCATCGTTCGTGCGCGCATTCACCGATCCGACCGTGGTACGCGCCTGGGAACACCTGGATCACAGCGTCCGCACCGGCGAGATCGCCTTCGACACCGTCTTCGGCACCGACTTCTTCACTCACTTCGCCCAACACACCGAACTGTCCTCGCAGTTCAACGCCGCTATGAGCCAAGCCGTCTCCGAGACCACCGCCGCACTGCCGCTCGCCTACGACTTCGGCCGGTTCACCGCCGTCACGGACGTAGGTGGAGGGGACGGAACCCTCCTGGCCGGTGTATTGGACGCGCATCCACACCTCACCGGCGTCGTCTTCGACACGACGCACGGCCTGGATGAAGCACCCAAGACGCTGGAGCGGCACGGGCTGAACGACCGTTGCTCGCTGGTCGCCGGAGACTTCTTCAGTTCCGTCCCCGCGGGCTCGGACCTCTACGTGATGAAGAGCATCCTGCACGACTGGACGGACGACCAGGCAGTCACCATTCTCAGCCACTGCCGCGAGGTACTGCCACCTGGCGGTGCCGTCCTGATCGTGGAGCCCGTGCTCCCCGAAGCCGTCGCCGGCCACCCCGAAGCAAACGCCCTCGACAGCGCGATCACCTACCTGAGCGACCTCAACATGCTCGTCAACCTCGGCGGCAAGGAACGCACCCGCAACGACTTCCAGGACCTGTGCCGGCGCGCGGGCCTGACCCTCACCACCATCACCCCGCTCGCCGACGCCGAGCCCTACTCCATCCTCGAAGCCACGGCCCAATAG
- a CDS encoding helix-turn-helix domain-containing protein, with amino-acid sequence MRSYEVGSSPTDRDAAHGWEVAQLDGGTSLDGVWMAGFRDRIAGGLDLRVLPQPAVIVVIGLGDDPLTVEGPAGLQPLNSLVAALSPGSARIRGRRVECIEMRLSPRAAYELLGVSPYELDRSITALENLWGRHEERLREQLGEAATWQERLALMDEFLTRRAAEAPAMAPEVAAAWDLIVNQRGRVRVDDLAASCGWSRKRLWSRFTAQVGLTPKRAAMLVRFDHAARALTAGHNAADVALACGYTDQSHLHRDVLAHAGCTPRVLVDRNTTAG; translated from the coding sequence ATGCGCAGCTACGAGGTGGGCTCCTCCCCCACGGACCGCGACGCCGCACACGGCTGGGAAGTCGCCCAGTTGGACGGCGGCACGTCTCTGGACGGTGTGTGGATGGCAGGGTTCCGGGATCGTATCGCGGGTGGACTGGATCTCCGGGTCCTCCCCCAGCCTGCCGTGATCGTCGTCATCGGGCTCGGAGACGACCCGCTCACAGTCGAAGGGCCTGCGGGGCTCCAGCCACTGAACAGCCTAGTTGCCGCGCTGTCACCCGGTTCGGCCCGGATTCGCGGCAGGCGCGTCGAGTGCATCGAGATGCGCTTGTCTCCCCGAGCCGCTTACGAACTGCTGGGGGTCTCCCCGTACGAACTGGACCGCTCCATCACTGCCCTTGAGAACCTATGGGGCCGTCACGAGGAGCGCCTGCGGGAGCAGTTGGGGGAGGCCGCGACCTGGCAGGAACGCCTGGCGCTGATGGACGAGTTCCTCACCAGGCGTGCTGCCGAAGCCCCGGCGATGGCGCCTGAGGTCGCCGCCGCATGGGATCTGATCGTGAACCAGCGGGGGCGGGTACGGGTCGACGACCTCGCCGCATCCTGCGGTTGGAGCCGCAAGCGGCTGTGGTCCAGGTTCACCGCCCAGGTCGGCCTCACACCCAAACGCGCCGCCATGCTGGTCCGCTTCGATCACGCCGCCCGGGCACTGACCGCCGGCCACAACGCCGCCGACGTCGCCCTGGCCTGCGGATACACCGACCAGTCCCACCTCCACCGCGACGTACTCGCCCACGCCGGATGCACACCACGCGTCCTCGTCGACAGGAACACGACCGCCGGCTAG
- a CDS encoding DUF418 domain-containing protein: MPNSLRGSFDETSSTRSAAPPRLPLLDVLRGAAILGTLMTNVWIFATPGSEWAILQGTPMPDPLGEPAEALFRFLADGKFLALLTILFGVGLAIQYDSAARRGTPWPRGYRPRALFLFAEGTLHFVLVFGFDVLMGYALTALLIARLLARSERVRRAVMWTSVSLHVVLMSLITVALLAAPSDDSGNEVSDAAVDVYAHGSWFDQIAFRLENAIPLRMEPVFSFGLLVFLFLLGVRLHRAGAFTPTDRGRQLRSRMAVWGLGLGIPFNAALWLGGEEFFFLGRYVAAPMVAVGYMGLVGVALDRGWFPAFLTHGLSAVGRTALSSYVLQNVLCMLACYGIGLGLAEHFAGSGPWWVMGLWATVCAFLVAASTLWLRHFSHGPLESVQRRVLRR; encoded by the coding sequence ATGCCCAACAGCCTTCGCGGGTCCTTTGACGAAACGTCCTCCACCCGGTCCGCGGCCCCGCCCCGGCTGCCGTTGCTCGATGTGCTGCGTGGAGCGGCGATTCTCGGCACGCTGATGACCAACGTGTGGATCTTCGCGACGCCTGGCTCGGAGTGGGCGATCCTGCAGGGGACGCCCATGCCGGACCCGCTGGGTGAGCCGGCTGAGGCGCTGTTCCGGTTCCTCGCCGACGGGAAGTTCCTGGCGCTGCTGACGATCCTGTTCGGTGTAGGTCTGGCGATTCAGTACGACTCGGCCGCCCGCCGCGGCACCCCGTGGCCGCGCGGCTACCGGCCCCGCGCGCTGTTCCTGTTCGCGGAGGGCACGCTGCACTTCGTCCTGGTCTTCGGGTTCGACGTGCTGATGGGGTACGCACTGACGGCTCTGCTGATCGCGAGGCTGCTGGCGCGTTCCGAGCGCGTACGGCGCGCGGTGATGTGGACGTCGGTGAGTCTGCACGTGGTCCTGATGTCGCTGATCACGGTCGCCCTGCTGGCCGCGCCCTCGGACGACTCCGGGAACGAGGTGTCCGACGCGGCGGTGGACGTGTACGCCCACGGCAGCTGGTTCGACCAGATCGCCTTCCGGCTGGAGAACGCGATCCCCCTGCGGATGGAACCCGTCTTCTCCTTCGGCCTGCTGGTCTTCCTCTTCCTGCTCGGCGTCCGCCTCCACCGCGCCGGCGCCTTCACACCCACTGACCGGGGGCGGCAACTGCGCTCGCGGATGGCTGTCTGGGGCCTGGGGCTGGGCATTCCGTTCAACGCGGCCCTGTGGCTTGGCGGGGAGGAGTTCTTCTTCCTCGGCCGCTATGTCGCCGCCCCGATGGTCGCCGTCGGCTACATGGGTCTGGTCGGCGTCGCCCTGGACCGCGGGTGGTTCCCGGCCTTCCTGACCCACGGGCTGTCCGCGGTCGGCCGTACGGCACTGTCCTCCTACGTCCTGCAGAACGTGCTGTGCATGCTGGCCTGCTACGGCATCGGCCTCGGCCTGGCCGAACACTTCGCCGGCAGCGGCCCCTGGTGGGTGATGGGCCTGTGGGCGACGGTCTGCGCCTTCCTAGTCGCCGCCTCGACCCTGTGGCTGCGCCACTTCTCCCACGGCCCGCTGGAGTCGGTCCAGCGCCGGGTGCTGCGCCGCTGA
- a CDS encoding AI-2E family transporter, with protein sequence MAAPPDPPATPLEHPSGVESRVPALLRTAAAYAWRIIAIGIVVRVVFSVLGQFHRIAVAVFLGLVMAAVLRPVAGLLARYMPRPLAVAASLIGGIVLVLGALALVGETVADQRSGLEREFVTGIDRIERQLEEPPFRLPPDVFDDLQSRIGKLLSSHRSTLISTALSGASRLLEVLTVLALALFCAVFFTHSGEKQWQWLCDQLPVAARERFAVAGAAAWRTFTGYTHGILLVAGTNAVLVGIALLALGVPLAVPLALLEFAAAFIPLIGSPIALAVAAVVALASKGVLIALLVVALIVVIGQIEGHLLHPIVMSWAVRLHPVVVALAVVGGAVAAGVIGAVVAVPLVAVLWSVCQALRGRTDEPEGVGARSGDESA encoded by the coding sequence ATGGCCGCGCCCCCCGATCCGCCCGCCACTCCGCTCGAGCATCCGAGCGGCGTGGAGTCGCGCGTGCCGGCGCTGCTGCGAACCGCCGCCGCGTACGCATGGCGGATCATCGCCATCGGCATCGTCGTTCGCGTCGTCTTCTCCGTGCTGGGGCAGTTCCACCGGATCGCCGTCGCCGTCTTCCTCGGTCTCGTCATGGCTGCCGTGCTCCGCCCGGTGGCCGGCCTCCTCGCCCGCTACATGCCCCGGCCACTCGCGGTCGCCGCGTCCCTCATCGGCGGCATCGTCCTCGTCCTCGGGGCGCTGGCCCTGGTAGGCGAGACGGTGGCGGACCAGCGAAGCGGGCTGGAGCGGGAGTTCGTGACGGGGATCGACCGGATCGAACGCCAGCTGGAGGAGCCTCCGTTCCGGCTTCCCCCGGACGTGTTCGACGATCTCCAGTCCCGGATCGGCAAACTCCTGTCGAGTCACCGCTCGACCCTCATCAGTACGGCGCTCAGCGGGGCGAGCCGGCTGCTCGAGGTGCTGACCGTGCTGGCCCTGGCTCTGTTCTGTGCGGTCTTCTTCACGCACTCCGGCGAGAAGCAGTGGCAATGGCTGTGCGACCAGCTCCCCGTCGCGGCCCGTGAGCGTTTCGCCGTCGCGGGCGCGGCCGCCTGGCGGACGTTCACCGGTTATACGCACGGCATCCTGCTGGTCGCGGGAACCAACGCGGTCCTCGTTGGCATCGCCCTGCTCGCCCTCGGGGTGCCCCTCGCCGTGCCGTTGGCGCTGCTGGAGTTCGCGGCCGCCTTCATCCCGCTGATCGGCTCGCCCATCGCTCTCGCGGTCGCGGCCGTCGTCGCGCTGGCTTCCAAGGGAGTACTGATCGCCCTGCTGGTCGTGGCCCTGATCGTGGTCATCGGACAGATCGAGGGCCACCTCCTGCACCCCATCGTGATGAGCTGGGCCGTCCGCCTGCACCCGGTGGTGGTGGCGCTGGCGGTCGTCGGCGGAGCGGTGGCGGCGGGAGTGATCGGCGCCGTTGTGGCCGTACCGCTGGTCGCCGTCCTCTGGTCGGTGTGCCAGGCACTGCGAGGCCGCACCGACGAACCGGAAGGGGTCGGGGCGAGGTCGGGTGACGAGAGCGCCTGA
- a CDS encoding phosphatase PAP2 family protein yields the protein MLWTAAALVALGFLVALEIAARHYGIPGPITTQAREVIFPPKSGFLLYAGMALMMVVLTRRQRFIAVGAAMGIDLIVLVVRWAAGIKVTEGHPFGNGALWVMLGCAVIAVTRRTGRERALLLKGVGLGLLLVAGRKTGDAWLHITAKTRPVVLDQYMATADQALGNPSWLVGRVVRATGPAGAHVLDYVYVQLAVASVVVALYQLRHVAAERRFPSHHLVRTFLVVGLLGPGIYMIYPVVGPIFAYGVDGGQWAVANLWPETAPPIGTPHAMPFDEITPRNCMPSLHTAWATVIFLHSRKGPRILRFAGSFWLIATLGATLGFGYHYGVDLVAGVVFALTIEAAMRSLARGWDRSGIQLVAYGTTVFAALLVTYRYLPTEMARYPLVFGPLLILAMVSVILGYMRTTRLWEPKVVPGRQLEPQPELV from the coding sequence ATGCTGTGGACCGCGGCGGCTCTGGTGGCGCTAGGGTTCCTCGTCGCGCTGGAGATCGCCGCGCGTCACTACGGCATACCGGGGCCGATCACCACACAGGCGCGAGAGGTGATATTCCCGCCCAAGTCGGGTTTCCTGCTCTACGCCGGTATGGCGTTGATGATGGTGGTGCTCACCCGGCGACAACGGTTCATCGCGGTTGGTGCCGCGATGGGCATCGACCTCATAGTCCTCGTGGTGCGGTGGGCGGCCGGCATAAAGGTGACCGAAGGCCACCCCTTCGGCAACGGCGCGTTGTGGGTGATGCTTGGCTGCGCGGTCATCGCCGTCACGCGCCGCACCGGCCGGGAACGTGCCCTGCTGCTGAAGGGCGTGGGGCTGGGCCTGCTGCTGGTGGCCGGCCGCAAGACCGGCGACGCCTGGCTGCACATCACGGCGAAGACCCGCCCGGTGGTGCTGGACCAGTACATGGCAACCGCCGATCAGGCGCTGGGCAACCCGTCGTGGCTGGTGGGCCGGGTCGTTCGGGCCACCGGCCCGGCCGGCGCCCACGTTCTCGACTACGTCTACGTCCAGCTCGCTGTCGCCTCAGTCGTCGTCGCGCTGTACCAACTGCGCCACGTGGCCGCCGAGCGCCGCTTCCCGAGCCATCATCTGGTGCGCACGTTCCTCGTCGTCGGCCTTCTCGGGCCGGGCATCTACATGATCTACCCGGTGGTCGGACCGATCTTCGCCTACGGCGTCGACGGCGGCCAGTGGGCGGTGGCCAACCTGTGGCCGGAGACGGCGCCGCCGATCGGCACGCCGCACGCGATGCCGTTCGACGAGATCACCCCACGCAACTGCATGCCCAGTCTGCACACGGCCTGGGCCACCGTGATCTTCCTGCACTCCCGCAAGGGGCCGCGGATTCTGCGATTCGCAGGCAGCTTCTGGCTGATCGCCACGCTCGGCGCAACTCTGGGATTCGGCTACCACTACGGCGTAGACCTCGTCGCCGGCGTGGTGTTCGCGCTCACGATCGAAGCGGCGATGCGTTCGCTGGCCCGTGGCTGGGATCGGTCGGGAATCCAGTTGGTCGCCTACGGCACGACCGTCTTCGCGGCCCTGTTGGTGACGTATCGCTATCTGCCGACGGAGATGGCCAGATATCCGTTGGTGTTCGGGCCGCTTCTTATTCTGGCGATGGTCTCAGTGATTCTCGGCTACATGCGGACCACCAGACTCTGGGAACCGAAGGTCGTGCCGGGGAGACAACTGGAACCGCAGCCCGAACTGGTCTGA
- a CDS encoding nucleoside deaminase yields MDSGRRQFLGRFGAVVTGVAAPIPLPRHAVQESNAAPDFSPGTNAATDLRTGTATTTGTRHEQFMWRAIEEARRNPEWPFGAVIVDNRTGEIRGSGVNTGADSPLLHGEVVAMNDYVDRHGNQGWSDTTLYTTGEPCSMCMSAMAWANLRRVVWGSSIDEIRRTEIIQIDLSAREVAAAARSFYTPELLLCGVLAGHTNRLFRDAQRLRQSLPDAPSAGLS; encoded by the coding sequence ATGGACTCGGGCAGGCGTCAGTTCCTCGGTAGGTTCGGAGCCGTGGTGACGGGAGTCGCGGCCCCTATCCCGCTCCCTCGGCATGCGGTGCAAGAGAGCAACGCCGCCCCGGACTTCAGCCCCGGTACGAACGCGGCGACGGACCTGCGAACCGGCACCGCTACCACCACCGGCACCCGTCACGAGCAGTTCATGTGGCGGGCCATCGAGGAGGCTCGGAGGAACCCCGAGTGGCCGTTCGGCGCGGTGATCGTGGACAACCGCACCGGCGAGATCCGGGGGAGCGGGGTCAACACCGGGGCGGACAGCCCGCTGCTGCACGGCGAGGTGGTCGCCATGAATGACTACGTGGATCGCCACGGCAACCAGGGCTGGTCCGACACCACCCTCTACACCACGGGCGAGCCCTGCTCGATGTGCATGAGCGCGATGGCGTGGGCGAATCTGCGGCGTGTCGTGTGGGGCAGTTCCATCGACGAGATCCGCCGTACCGAGATCATTCAAATTGATCTGTCGGCACGGGAGGTGGCCGCCGCCGCGCGGTCCTTCTACACTCCCGAGCTGCTGCTGTGCGGCGTGCTCGCCGGCCACACGAACCGCCTCTTCCGGGACGCCCAACGGCTGCGCCAGAGCCTCCCGGACGCGCCGTCGGCCGGTCTGTCGTGA